In Symmachiella dynata, the following are encoded in one genomic region:
- a CDS encoding substrate-binding domain-containing protein, whose product MTAKPSNRNRVRQLRTAAGLTQAELGQLAAISRTAVTAIEGERLVPSVSAALALALALETTVEVLFGPKDASEQSPTWAWEPQTTKQSYWQAEVGGRHWLYPAETAPMYTLLPDGSGASEVSTTAGSQRLLSKTLVIACCDPAAGLLASEFAQATGQRMLILSHSSREALKLLQEGKVHLAGLHLSTADESEGNAQVVREVLGSDYQLLRIARWQEGIAVASSSRIKSVRGALRSKLRWVGREPGSGARQCLDRLLGNRSGPRRVAHNHRGVADAVHSGWADAGVCVELTSSEAGLVFLPVQLEAYDLCIPNAFINDPRIQALLKVVRSKNYRRLLDSLPGYEASTTGELSAC is encoded by the coding sequence ATGACAGCCAAGCCATCAAACCGTAACCGTGTTCGCCAACTTCGCACTGCCGCTGGATTGACGCAGGCGGAGCTGGGACAGCTGGCGGCGATATCCCGCACGGCAGTGACCGCTATTGAGGGCGAGCGGCTTGTTCCCTCTGTCTCAGCAGCATTGGCATTGGCGTTGGCGCTGGAAACGACTGTGGAAGTGTTGTTTGGGCCGAAGGACGCCTCAGAACAATCTCCCACGTGGGCCTGGGAGCCGCAGACGACAAAGCAGTCTTACTGGCAAGCCGAAGTTGGGGGACGACATTGGTTGTATCCGGCCGAGACAGCCCCGATGTATACGCTGCTGCCTGATGGGAGCGGGGCTTCCGAAGTGTCGACGACAGCTGGCTCGCAACGGCTTCTCAGCAAAACCCTGGTGATTGCCTGCTGTGATCCCGCTGCCGGATTGTTGGCGAGCGAATTTGCACAAGCCACCGGCCAGCGGATGTTGATTTTGTCTCACTCGAGTCGCGAAGCTCTTAAATTGTTGCAAGAAGGCAAAGTGCATCTCGCCGGGTTACACCTTTCCACAGCGGACGAGTCGGAAGGTAATGCTCAAGTGGTGCGCGAGGTCCTGGGGAGCGATTATCAATTGTTGCGCATTGCTCGCTGGCAAGAGGGGATCGCTGTGGCCTCCAGTTCCCGCATCAAGTCCGTGCGCGGGGCATTACGCTCAAAACTGAGATGGGTCGGCCGCGAACCGGGATCTGGGGCCCGGCAATGTCTGGATCGTTTGCTGGGCAATCGCAGCGGCCCCCGCCGTGTCGCTCACAATCATCGCGGTGTGGCAGATGCCGTACATTCCGGTTGGGCGGATGCCGGAGTTTGTGTGGAACTGACCAGCTCCGAGGCGGGACTGGTTTTCCTGCCTGTGCAACTCGAAGCCTATGACCTATGCATACCCAATGCATTCATCAACGACCCGCGCATCCAAGCTTTGCTCAAGGTCGTCCGTTCGAAAAATTATCGCCGGTTATTGGACTCATTGCCGGGATACGAAGCGAGCACGACAGGCGAATTGAGCGCGTGCTGA
- a CDS encoding PVC-type heme-binding CxxCH protein translates to MHNPVRIAKQNFAKSISASSASFWALLIMIVATPGTWARADEFKLNGHTFTLPAGFTIEQVAGPPVVDRPISGDFDEQGRFYVSDSSGSNEKIQVQLEKRPHRLLRLDDIDGDGHFDKSTVFADKMMFPEGVLWHEGSVYVAAPPEIWKLTDRNDDGFADEREVWFDAKTLTGCANDLHGPYLGQDGWIYWCKGAFAEQTHPQPGRPDLVTKASHIFRRHPDGGPVESVMTGGMDNPVEVVFTPGGERIFSTTFFQHPAGGLRDGLIHAIYGGVYGKEHSVLDNHPRTGGLMPVLTHLGAAAPCGLVRLKSDELGEGYRDSIMTCLFNMHKVTRHVLVPHGASFKTQDEDFLVSDNLDFHPTDIIEDADGSLLVIDTGGWYKLCCPTSQLHKPDILGAVYRIRRTGAHEISDPRGLEINWKEITNPQLAALLGDPRPAVAQRAIEQLGKQGDAAVALLSDLLKTSQNPQQRLNSVWTLTRIDAPTARAAVRAALSDSDETVRQAALHSISLWRDAEAEQSLIAMLGNSSPSNRRAAAEALGRIGSAETVDKLLAAVDETTLQDRALEHSLIYAAIEIGDPAQTRRALAHANPLVHRAALIALDQMPGGGLQAADVVGLLESPETPLRETAWWIAESHPEWAGEMASVFEKAVRRPQTDPEQLTALSGRLERFVKDPGVQAVMATALTDPSIKPEVQAAVLNAMIFSGLKTMPATWSAPLQKHLSATNPALLEKTVKAVSTLSNGKPSAATATQLRNIVNDATLPAQIRLQALVALPAKDRKLDRDLLAFLCENLDIENGISLRSLATDILLSTPLNSEQLQVVADATETTGPMELKRLMELFTKSGAPQVGTRLVNALANSASVSSLSPDELRKQFAVFGGEVLTRSLPLLARIERENQQKYQKLESILGKLDQGDIRRGQKVFHSSKVSCIACHAMGYLGGRVGPDLTRIGGIRSERDLLESVLFPSASFVRSFEPTAIATVDGKVHSGIIINESSTELVLQVDAEKALHIPIDDVDERVEGTVSIMPDGLDKQLTPQQLVDLITFLKASK, encoded by the coding sequence ATGCACAATCCTGTCCGTATTGCGAAACAGAACTTCGCGAAATCCATCTCTGCTTCCAGCGCGTCGTTTTGGGCCTTGCTCATCATGATCGTAGCGACGCCCGGTACGTGGGCTCGGGCGGATGAATTCAAACTCAACGGGCATACGTTTACGTTGCCGGCAGGGTTTACGATCGAACAGGTCGCCGGGCCTCCTGTTGTTGATCGCCCGATCAGCGGAGATTTTGACGAACAGGGCCGGTTCTATGTCTCGGATTCGAGTGGATCCAACGAAAAGATCCAAGTGCAACTGGAGAAGCGCCCGCATCGTCTGCTTCGTCTGGATGATATCGATGGCGATGGCCATTTCGACAAGAGCACTGTTTTCGCCGACAAGATGATGTTTCCCGAAGGGGTGCTGTGGCACGAGGGATCGGTTTATGTGGCGGCTCCGCCTGAAATCTGGAAACTGACCGACAGGAACGATGATGGGTTCGCCGATGAGCGCGAGGTTTGGTTCGATGCGAAGACGCTGACCGGTTGCGCCAATGACCTGCATGGTCCTTACCTCGGACAGGACGGTTGGATCTACTGGTGCAAAGGAGCTTTCGCCGAACAGACCCACCCGCAACCAGGGCGGCCCGATTTGGTCACCAAGGCTTCGCATATCTTTCGTCGACACCCCGACGGCGGGCCGGTGGAATCGGTGATGACCGGCGGGATGGACAATCCTGTGGAAGTCGTCTTCACGCCCGGCGGCGAGCGAATTTTCTCCACGACGTTTTTTCAACATCCAGCAGGAGGGCTGCGCGATGGTTTGATTCATGCCATTTACGGCGGCGTCTATGGAAAAGAGCACAGCGTCCTCGACAACCATCCGCGAACCGGCGGGCTCATGCCGGTGCTCACCCATCTCGGCGCCGCTGCCCCCTGCGGATTAGTGCGTTTGAAATCCGACGAGTTGGGCGAAGGGTATCGGGACAGCATCATGACCTGCTTGTTCAACATGCACAAAGTCACCCGCCATGTGCTCGTTCCCCACGGGGCCTCATTTAAAACGCAAGACGAAGATTTTTTGGTCAGCGACAACTTGGACTTTCACCCCACGGATATCATCGAAGATGCCGACGGCAGCCTGTTGGTGATCGACACGGGCGGATGGTACAAGCTCTGCTGTCCGACATCGCAGTTACACAAACCCGACATTTTAGGAGCCGTCTATCGCATTCGCCGCACCGGAGCTCACGAAATCAGCGACCCGCGAGGACTGGAGATCAACTGGAAAGAGATCACCAACCCGCAGTTGGCGGCCCTTTTGGGCGATCCGCGACCAGCGGTTGCGCAGCGGGCGATCGAGCAGTTGGGAAAGCAAGGCGACGCAGCAGTCGCGCTGTTAAGCGACCTGTTAAAAACGTCGCAAAATCCTCAACAGCGGCTCAACAGTGTTTGGACACTCACGCGCATTGATGCGCCTACGGCACGCGCCGCTGTCCGTGCTGCTCTGTCGGATAGCGATGAAACCGTGCGTCAAGCGGCGCTACATTCAATCAGCTTGTGGCGCGATGCCGAGGCAGAACAATCGCTGATTGCGATGCTCGGCAATTCTTCACCCAGCAATCGCCGCGCCGCCGCCGAAGCATTGGGGCGAATCGGCTCGGCCGAAACGGTCGACAAGCTACTCGCCGCGGTAGATGAAACAACGTTACAAGACCGCGCGCTGGAGCATTCACTGATTTATGCGGCGATTGAAATTGGCGATCCGGCGCAGACGCGACGGGCATTGGCGCATGCCAACCCCTTAGTGCACCGAGCGGCTTTGATCGCGCTCGACCAGATGCCAGGCGGCGGACTGCAGGCGGCCGATGTGGTCGGTTTGTTGGAGTCGCCAGAGACGCCGCTACGAGAAACAGCGTGGTGGATTGCGGAAAGTCATCCGGAGTGGGCGGGCGAAATGGCGTCAGTGTTTGAAAAGGCGGTGCGCCGCCCACAAACAGACCCCGAACAACTCACGGCCTTATCCGGGCGTTTGGAACGTTTCGTCAAAGATCCCGGGGTACAAGCGGTGATGGCGACCGCATTGACGGATCCATCCATCAAGCCCGAAGTCCAGGCAGCGGTGTTGAATGCGATGATTTTCAGCGGCCTCAAAACAATGCCGGCTACTTGGTCCGCGCCGCTACAGAAACACCTCTCCGCAACCAATCCCGCCTTGCTAGAAAAAACCGTCAAAGCGGTCAGCACGCTATCCAATGGCAAACCATCCGCCGCAACGGCGACTCAATTGCGAAACATCGTCAACGATGCCACGCTCCCGGCGCAAATTCGCCTACAGGCGCTGGTCGCACTGCCGGCAAAGGACCGGAAATTGGACCGCGATTTGTTGGCATTCCTCTGCGAGAATTTGGATATTGAAAACGGAATCTCGCTACGGTCGCTCGCCACGGATATTCTGCTCAGCACGCCGCTTAATAGCGAACAGTTGCAAGTCGTCGCCGACGCAACAGAGACGACCGGCCCTATGGAACTCAAACGTCTCATGGAACTGTTCACAAAATCCGGCGCCCCGCAGGTCGGGACGCGGTTGGTCAATGCCCTCGCGAACTCCGCGTCGGTCTCTTCGTTGTCTCCCGATGAACTCCGCAAGCAGTTTGCGGTGTTTGGCGGGGAGGTCCTCACCCGTTCGCTCCCCTTACTGGCACGGATTGAACGTGAGAACCAACAAAAATATCAAAAACTGGAGTCAATCCTGGGCAAGCTCGACCAAGGCGACATCCGTCGCGGTCAAAAGGTGTTCCACAGTTCCAAAGTCTCTTGCATCGCCTGTCATGCAATGGGGTATCTCGGCGGCCGTGTGGGGCCTGACCTGACACGGATCGGCGGCATCCGTAGCGAGCGGGATTTGCTGGAGTCGGTCCTGTTCCCCAGCGCCAGCTTCGTGCGCAGCTTCGAGCCAACTGCGATTGCCACGGTCGACGGCAAAGTTCACAGCGGGATTATTATCAACGAATCCTCAACTGAGTTGGTGTTGCAAGTCGATGCGGAGAAAGCTCTTCACATTCCCATTGATGATGTCGACGAACGCGTCGAGGGGACAGTCTCCATCATGCCCGACGGCCTCGACAAACAACTCACGCCACAACAACTGGTCGACCTGATTACATTCTTGAAAGCTTCGAAGTGA
- a CDS encoding NYN domain-containing protein: MSAEPLIAVFVDFENLAIGVRDMKAGNFEMRLILKRLLEKGRIVFKRAYCDWRNYADDVRKFHAQGIELIDIPQTKMSGKNSADIHMVVDALDLCYSKQHIDAFALISGDSDFSPLVSKLKENNKRVIGCGVKSSTSDLLIANCDEFIYYDDLIRAATKSRAPKKDKAKPDKKQEVADQLLEVLHSVEQDYDIVWGSALKQALRRVYPGFNEGYYGYSSFSQLLQGIAAKGLIELDYDESRGNYEVRSIEE, translated from the coding sequence ATGTCAGCTGAACCCTTGATTGCAGTGTTTGTCGATTTTGAAAACTTGGCAATCGGCGTGCGTGATATGAAGGCGGGCAATTTCGAGATGCGGTTGATCCTCAAGCGGTTGCTGGAGAAAGGGCGCATTGTCTTCAAGCGCGCCTACTGCGATTGGCGAAATTATGCCGATGATGTGCGAAAGTTCCACGCACAAGGCATCGAGCTGATCGATATTCCGCAGACCAAAATGAGCGGCAAAAACAGTGCGGACATTCATATGGTGGTCGATGCGCTCGATCTGTGTTACTCAAAGCAGCACATCGATGCCTTTGCCTTGATTTCAGGCGACAGCGATTTCTCACCGTTGGTTTCCAAGTTGAAGGAAAACAACAAGCGCGTGATCGGCTGCGGGGTGAAAAGCTCCACCTCTGATCTGTTGATCGCCAATTGCGACGAGTTCATCTACTATGACGACTTGATCCGCGCAGCTACGAAAAGTCGCGCGCCTAAAAAGGACAAGGCCAAGCCCGACAAAAAGCAGGAAGTCGCCGACCAACTCCTGGAAGTCTTACATTCCGTGGAACAGGACTATGACATCGTCTGGGGTTCCGCACTCAAACAAGCGCTGCGACGCGTGTATCCGGGATTTAACGAAGGTTATTACGGCTACTCAAGTTTCTCCCAGTTACTGCAGGGCATCGCCGCCAAGGGGCTGATTGAACTCGATTACGACGAAAGTCGCGGCAACTACGAAGTCCGCTCCATAGAAGAGTAA
- a CDS encoding ArnT family glycosyltransferase: MNAGIGLKARTRSQVCFFEGAMIIGSADRPSSSWIRSSNSMILVAILTIFAVRLATLGTLAVTDNTEARHAEIGWHMYRTGNWVTPTFYLRGQLKPFSGKPPLSFWMTAAAYQIFGVSEWAARFSSWLLGGAIVLMTVLFGRRFWSAQVGLLAGLVLASSGLFFVLSGACILDMALAATVCLAMLSFAFFVAGDTNSIWWGRAFFLALGLGCLAKGPVSVVLVGIALLGWLAITHQWKVLKRLPWISGTAIAIAVAAPWYVLAERANPGFLRYFLINEHILRYLKHDYGDRYGGGHTQPYGASWVMLVVAFLPWTPLLIRFAIESWRGRRSAAAEPRDLWLTYAIVWGVTPAIFFTLCRQILVTYVVPGFAGLALAAAVVLVRWLQSTEKAELLRLLRVSTVCSTFLLLVAFTGELIYPVTPVEFVGFLAAASLCFAAAWFGHQRGDGMFLSSAVGMGIPLFMTMVLSSGSTLINDTYSTKTIVAKVAGLTEARGWPIVLPMGDENSANFYVEACHNGQIVRHTDRGASCVLERVEQSPQEILVFKRKHWRSLNPEVRRGLYPVTETGHWVAFSTQNPAPQAPTVAYNDDEQGPQ; encoded by the coding sequence ATGAATGCTGGGATTGGATTGAAGGCCCGTACGCGGTCGCAGGTTTGTTTTTTCGAGGGAGCAATGATTATCGGCAGTGCTGATCGCCCAAGCAGCTCTTGGATTCGCTCGTCGAATTCCATGATTCTGGTCGCCATTCTTACGATTTTCGCCGTCCGTCTGGCGACGCTGGGCACGCTTGCCGTTACCGATAATACTGAAGCGCGTCATGCCGAAATTGGTTGGCATATGTATCGCACGGGCAATTGGGTGACACCCACGTTTTATCTCCGGGGGCAACTCAAACCCTTCTCTGGCAAACCTCCGCTTTCATTCTGGATGACTGCTGCTGCGTATCAGATTTTTGGAGTCTCGGAGTGGGCGGCGCGTTTTTCTAGTTGGCTGCTCGGCGGAGCGATCGTCTTGATGACGGTCCTGTTCGGCCGCCGGTTTTGGAGCGCGCAGGTGGGATTGCTGGCGGGATTGGTGCTGGCTTCATCCGGCTTATTCTTTGTGCTCAGTGGAGCGTGCATTCTTGATATGGCGCTCGCCGCTACGGTCTGTTTGGCCATGCTGTCTTTTGCGTTCTTTGTAGCCGGCGACACAAATTCGATTTGGTGGGGGCGGGCCTTTTTCCTTGCCTTGGGACTGGGATGTTTGGCCAAAGGGCCAGTGTCAGTTGTGCTCGTGGGGATTGCGCTCCTGGGCTGGTTGGCCATAACACATCAGTGGAAGGTGCTGAAGCGTCTGCCGTGGATTTCCGGGACAGCGATTGCCATTGCCGTAGCCGCTCCGTGGTACGTGCTGGCGGAGCGGGCGAATCCGGGGTTTCTTCGCTACTTTCTGATCAACGAACACATTTTACGATACCTGAAACACGACTACGGCGATCGATACGGCGGCGGACATACTCAGCCTTATGGCGCGAGTTGGGTGATGCTGGTGGTCGCGTTTCTGCCATGGACACCGCTGTTGATTCGCTTTGCCATTGAATCGTGGCGCGGTCGCCGTAGTGCCGCGGCGGAGCCGCGCGATCTGTGGTTGACGTACGCGATTGTGTGGGGAGTGACACCGGCCATCTTTTTCACGCTGTGCCGACAAATTCTGGTTACCTACGTGGTGCCTGGATTTGCGGGACTGGCATTGGCAGCGGCGGTTGTCCTTGTGCGTTGGCTGCAGTCGACGGAAAAAGCAGAATTGCTGAGGTTACTGCGCGTGAGTACCGTCTGCAGTACATTTCTGTTACTGGTCGCATTTACCGGCGAACTGATTTATCCCGTTACGCCTGTGGAATTCGTCGGCTTTCTGGCAGCGGCCAGTTTGTGCTTTGCAGCCGCTTGGTTTGGCCACCAGCGTGGTGATGGGATGTTTCTCTCGTCAGCCGTGGGCATGGGAATTCCGCTGTTTATGACAATGGTTTTGTCGTCCGGGAGCACGTTGATTAACGATACTTATTCCACAAAAACGATCGTTGCGAAAGTTGCCGGCCTGACCGAGGCGCGCGGATGGCCGATTGTGCTGCCTATGGGAGACGAGAATTCGGCAAACTTCTACGTCGAGGCCTGCCATAACGGGCAGATCGTTCGGCATACGGATCGCGGTGCCTCTTGCGTATTGGAGAGAGTCGAGCAATCGCCGCAGGAAATCTTGGTGTTCAAACGAAAACATTGGCGGTCGTTGAATCCGGAGGTTCGCCGCGGGCTTTATCCGGTGACCGAGACAGGGCATTGGGTGGCATTCAGCACTCAAAACCCAGCACCGCAAGCCCCTACCGTTGCCTATAATGATGACGAGCAGGGTCCACAGTAG